The Periophthalmus magnuspinnatus isolate fPerMag1 chromosome 12, fPerMag1.2.pri, whole genome shotgun sequence region taatgtccttcttattctgtaaaacactttgaattactttaagtacgaattgtgctgcacaaataaagTTGCCTTGTCCAGtgtatatagactgtatatagtacagtatttatattacagtgtataaaaaaacagaatacaatgattttcaaatccttttcaacctacaGGGacacaaataagtatttgaccctgtgattttgaaagttctcccacttataaatcatggaggggtctttTTGTGTCAGGTCCATGTccctgtgagagacataatctaaaaaaacatcTGGAAATCACATGTCGTGGCAATAAGACTCATTTTGCAGCTCTGATGAACATGAAGCAAAGAcgagagtttatttcttgcaagaaatatgtccgacagcatctcccctTATGTCAGACCCTGAATGATGGAAAACACcaggtttatatagtttgagatgaaccagagaacatacatttcaaagtccgGATGTGACACTCCTCCTGAGGTGTGTCCAGACGAGCTCCTGGAGGCTTTGATTTTCCTAAAGTTAAaggttttctaacactgtcttgacgaccaaaccaaatgagttttagttacaaGACCACATGATTTCTCAAAGGTAAACtaatcacacaatattttaatttccattatacacattgtatgatttttaaaataatttatttgtatgttactgctgcaaataagtatttgaacacctgtctatcagctagaactCTGCCCCTCCTGTtactccacctttaaaaagtccacctccactccacttattctcctaaattagaagctcctgtttgaggtcattcgctgcataaagacacatgtccacctAAGACAATCAGTAAGTGTAAGGTACTGTGTGTGTCTGGCATGCACTGATTACTGATCCGTCTTCAACTGAGTTGTCCTCGGTCAGAAGGAACAGGCAAACTTCACTTGTATGGTTCAGGGATGTTTATTTCAGGAGGAGGGAGCAAATGACATCGAGGGGCTGATTGTTACACAGAGTTTGCGGTGGAGTATCCCCAtgtagatgtgtgtatgtgtgtgtgtgtgggagtgtgtgtgtgtgtgtgggtgggggtgtgggggtgtgtgtgtaggtgtgtgggggtgtgtgtgtatatgggtgtgtgtgtgtgtgtgtgtgtgtggttagctgaaagagagacacagtatatatgtatattagcAACACCAGAAACACCACTAAGCCATACAATGAATGAACAGGGAAAAATGGCATGTTATAACACAAAgaaccacagggggcgctctaacaCAATAAGATAACGTCTACGTAAACCTTAAGGGTTCGTATAAatgtaataacaaacaaatggacaaaactgtacaaaatgagtAAATGCTCTATTTACAGGCAGATGCAGTGAAGAACATGAGCTACTGGAATGGGACGGCCCATGGATGGAGACACCTGAGGAGTTGTTATGTAGTAATTGTACATGGAGCACATCGCATGATAGAAATACACATTCGTAACATAAACTGACTAAATACAGCATTCATAACCAATTACAAACAATACTTAGATCACATGAACGCaggactcacacacacaagactGGGGAGGATGACCTGTGAACATGAGGCTCCTCTCCTAACACTGTAATACAGTACAATGAATTCACGGGCCACGGCCTTTCTAGAACTACAATATTAACAGGTGCATCATGGGTAATGCAGTCCAGTGGACTTTTaacagtaagactccaactactgaCATGGACAAGAcaaaagaactgtcaaaatgcacaagacggtcaatctccctcagactggggctccatgtgaGATCTGACCTCGTGGggtcaatgatcctaagaaaggagaagaatcaacccagaactacacgggaggagctggtcaatgaaaagagctgggaccgtTTCCacggttactgttagtaatacactaagacgtcatgatTTAAAATCATGACACAGAAGGTTCCCctgattaaaccagcacatgtccaggcccgtctgtttgaccaatgaccatttggatgatccagaggatcatgggagaaagtcatatggtcagatgagaccaaaatagaactatttggtcttaattccattcgccgtgtttggaggaagaagaatgatgagaaccatccaaagaacacccctactgtgaagcatgggggtggaaacatcatgctttggggtgtttttctgcacatgggacaggacgactgcactgtataaggagaggaggaccagggccatgtattgtgagattttggggaacaacctccttccctcagagCATTGAAGATGAGTCGTGGCTGAGTcttcaacatgacaatgacctgaagcacagCCAGGacaaccaaggagtggctctgtAAGAAgaatatcaaggttctggagtggcccagtcagtctccagacctgaacacaatagaaaatctttggagggagctcaaactctgtgtttctcagcgacagcccagaaatctgactgatctagagaagatctgtggaggagtgggccagaaTCCTGCAGTGTGAGCAAACTggagaaaaactacaggaaacgatTGACCTGTGTGCAAACAAAGGCTAtgaaccaaatattaacattgattttctcagataatactcaaatacttatttgcagaagtaacatacaaataaattatttaaaaatcatacaatgtgtctgagagttgtaatgtataatattttttcctttaataaagtacaaattacaaaaaaataaataataataataataatcatacaatgtgatttctagATGTTTTTTTAGATCATGTCTCTCACAGGGACATGGACCTgagaggaacatttcagaccctccatgatttataatcacagggtgttcaaatacttatttgcctcactgtatttggaactgcataaaaaacaaaaacatgatatttaatgttcaaactgataaactttattgtttttatgtaaataaagctgcacaggggcatgtttaccacggCGTTACATCACCTTAACTTTTAACAATAATCAATAAGTGTTTAGAGCTGAGGACTCTGACTGTTGaggctttgcaggaggaatcctctCTTCTCTTGATGAACGTCTGGGGTCTCTGTGTCGTATTCTGTGTTTCATAATGAGCCTTTTCAGTGGGACAGACAGGACAGTCCAGAACTGCACCTGTTACTACGAAGACACACTGAGGTAACAcaccccagaccatgaccacgcccccagaccatgaccacgcccccagaccatgaccacgcccccagaccatgaccacacccccagaccatgaccacgcccccagaccatgaccacacccccagaccatgaccacacccccagaccatgaacatgaccacgcccccagaccatgaccacacccccagaccatgaccacacccccagaccatgaacatgaccacgcccccagaccatgaccacacccccagaccatgaccacgcccccagaccatgaccacgcccccagaccatgaccacacccccagaccatgaacatgaccacgcccccagaccatgaccacacccccagaccatgaccacgcccccagaccatgaccacacccccagaccatgaccacgcccccagaccatgaccacacccccagaccatgaccacaccccagACCATCagaggcttttgaactttgagaaCAGTCCTGATGGTCCTTTTCTCTCGGTCCAGTTTGAACTTGCTCTTGGAGATGTACATATGAACAGTGTTTTCCTGGAGTGTCCTGAGTCCATGTGGTAAtgtcctttacacattcatgtttttaatacagtaccaccTGAGGGGTcgaaggtcacgggcattcaGTGTTGGTTTTGGGCCTTGTTGTTTacgatttctccagattctctgaatcttttgatgatattatggacgtagatgatgaaatctcTAAATTCCTTGCAGTTCTACAGTGAAACGTTCtcagactgttggactatttgctcacacagttgttcacaaagtggacatcacattgaaaatgagtgaatatttgcattaaacaataaagtttatcagtttgaacattaaatatcatgtctttgtagtttattcagttcattaaaggttgaaaatgatttgaaaatcattgtatttgtatttttttaagatgatataaacaaactttatttattgagTCTGTCACTTCATCACATGCTTGAAtttcagatgatgtcacatATTTAATCTTAGATGAACAGCTCAGGGAGAAGTACCAACATTACTACAACTataactacaattactactactactactactactgctgctactactactactgctgctactactactactgctgctactactactactactactactgctactactaccacctcgACTGTTCTGCCTGAGACAAGTCGAACCTGTTTCTTCTGAATTTTTTGTGTCAGGAGGAGCTTTTCTTATCAGTCACAGAGTTTACTGGAAATCATCCGACTCAAACTGGAACTGAGGCAGGACAGtgacagtttatttttatattctctatttttaaagtttaaataataatacattttatttatagggcgcctttctgggcactcaaggtcaacttacatacaatataatatacacatacaatatatacaaatacagacagttaaaatcaacatttaagaacatacagttaaaaacattcagataaaaacattgaaaaggaCAGAGCAggtgtggattataaagaacATGTCAGTCTGAACACGTGGAgtttgagtttggatttgaagtgtgagagtgtgtcagtgttgaggaggtcaggggggaggtcaggggggaggtcaggggggagagagttccagagctggggagcagagcggctgaaggcccCGCTCCCCACGGTGACGAGCCgggctgagggaacagagagatggagagaggaagaggagcagagagagcgagcgggtgtggcaatatggaggaggtctgagaggtgtggaggtgcaaggttatggaggaggtctgagaggtgtggaggtgcaaggttatggaggaggtctgaatgtgtggagcaggattttatattgtttaaatgtatctgtgcaggtatttggtttgttttgtttgtatgaaGTTTGATattcacagaggaggaggaggaagacgaggaggaggaggaagaggaggaagggctAAGTGTGAGCTCCTCCCAGTCAAGAGGAGATAAAACTGCAGAtgctcagacacagacacactgtcCTCTGCTTCTGCCGTGAGTAAAACccactgtcctctgctcctctgtctgtcgtTTGTCTCTGTGGATTCTTTGTTTTCTCACACTggttcctcctctgcccccctccctcctcctcgcctggctgatttttcttgttttgtctgatttttcctgttgttttgttttgtgtgttgttttgttttttgtgttgttttgtttttgtgtgttgtttagttttgtgtgttgttttgttgttgtgtgttgtttgtttttgtgtgttgttgtgtaaaatgaattgaattggttGTTTCAGATGGTCTGTgtgagcagtgggcgtgtctctgtgcagtgggtgtgtgtgtgatgttcttcaggtggttgatgttcttcaggtggttgatgttcttcaggtggttgatgttcttcaggtggttgatattcttcaggtggttgatgttcttcatgtggctgatgttcttcaggtggttgatgttcttcatgtggctgatgttcttcaggtggttgatgttcttcaggtggctGATGGtgtgatcctgatgtttttcagATGGAGTGTGTGAGAGGTGAGACGTTGGAGATGCCGGCTCTGGGCCGTCCCTTTAAACTGGGCATGTTGTACGACGCCAGAGCAGACAAACTGGTGCCAGGTCAGTCACTCGTCGGCCTAcatctttatttaaatatatatactgtTTGTCAGGGGGTtgcttgttattaatgttcatatcttgatttacagacacaatagtgaaataaaagctgTGTCCActgatatatacagtctgagGTTTTATCTAAATGAGGcttcctctgtgtttcaggCATGACGCTGTGGGACCATGAGAAGCTGCAGCAGGACATGACAGAGACGCTGAAGCCCAACAGTGAGTTTGAGATGTTGGCGTCAGACTCCATTTCAGATAAGTCCAGTTCTCTGGGTGTGGACGCCGCACTCAAGGCCAGTTTCTTTAGTGGCCTCATCACGGTCGACGGCTCTGCTAAATACCTGAAGGACACAAGGACCTCCAAACAGCAGGCCAGAGTCACTCTGCAGTACAAAACCACCACATGCTTCAGAGCGCTGACCATGAACCAGCTCGGAGCAGGAAACATCATGCACCCAGACGTGTTTGAGAAGGGGCTGGCCACACACGTTGTCACCGCCATTCTGTACGGCGCTCAGGCCTTCTTTGTGTTCGACCGAGAGGTGTCTGACTCTGAGAACCTCCAAGACGTTCAGGGAAACCTCCAGGTGATCATTAAGAAGATCCCCTGCATCTCCATTGAGGGGGAAGGAGCTCTGAAGATGGAGGACAAGGACAAAGAAAAGGTCCAGAAATTTTCCTGCAAATTCCATGGAGACTTCAGCCTGAGTCAGAACCCGGTCACGTTTGAAGACGCCATGAAGGTTTACCAGGATCTGCCCAAACTGCTTGGCCCAAACGGAGAGAAGGCGGTGCCGGTGAAAGTGTGGCTACTGCCCCTCACCTCACTGGACTCTGCAGCAGCTCGCCTGGTGCGGCAGGTCAGTGTGGGGTTGGTGTTTGAGGTGGAGAGGACTCTGGAGCACTTAGAGGACTTGGACATGAGGTGTCGAGATGTTTTGAACAGCACAGAGTTAAAGAAGTTTCCTCAGATAGTCACGAAGATCAGAACCTTCATGGGCTTGTGCACTGAGTTTAAGCTGGGACTGCAGGGCGTTCTGGCTCAGAAGCTGCCGTCGATccgcggaggaggagaggaggaggcagagctcGCCGAGATACTCAGGAAAAGAGCTGCATCTCCGTTCAGTCACGACTGTCTGAACCAGTGGGTGAGGTGCAAAGTCAAAGAGGCCAAACTCATCAAAACCTTCTGTCACCTGATGAAGAACACAGAGGTCCTCTCCTCTCAGGATGACCTGGACGACAGGTCCAGTAATGTGAAGAACACTGTGTGCTTTGTCTTCACCTCCCTGGAGACTGAGGAGCCCTATCTCTCTGCCTTAAGTCAGTACTTAAAGGGCTCAGAACAGCTCAGCCCTCGGCCCAAAGACCTGGAGATGGAGCAGTGGTACAGCGACAAAGACGTCCGAGAGGCCGTGAGGACCAAGGCCAAGCTCTTTGGAGATTTTGCTGAGGCCAACAGTGACAATCAGGATGTTAAGTTTCTGGCAGTGGCTTTTAAGGATGAGACCCATAAAGGTTCAACCATCTACCTTTACGAAGAAGGATTTGAAGTCAGTGATAACTTTGAGCCCCCTTCAAAGCCTGAGAACATCAGTGTGGACGATGTAACCCACAACAGTTTGACTCTGCACTTCAGCGCCCCCACATGGGGGGCAGAGACGGTGACGGGCTACAGGCTGGAGTACAGCGATGGAGGAGAGTGGCAGCTGTCTGAGGCTCAGACGGGGTTAGTCAAAGTGAGCGCCCTGAGCGCAGACACAGAGTACAGTTTCAGACTGAGAGCCGTCACTGCAGTGGGTCTGGGACCGGCCGCAGAACTCAAGTCCATAAAAACGGCTCCTGAACCCGAGGGCCCCAAACGCCTCACGGAGGAGCTGAAGAAAACCTGTGAAGTCATAGAAACCAAAGGATCTCTGCAGATACTGAAGCTTCCACTGACCAGAGATAGTATAGAAATCCCAGGCTGCCAGCGGTTCATCTACGGCACCGACGTCCCCGGGAAGAGTAACTGCACCATAATGCTGATGGGCGCCACGGGAGCGGGCAAGTCCACCCTCATCAACGGTATGATCAACTACATCCTGGGCGTGCAGTGGACTGACCCCTACAGGTTCAAGCTGgtagtggaggaggagaagtcaCAGGCTCAGAGTCAGACATCGGAGGTGACGGTTTATAAAATCAACTTTGACCACGGCTTCATGATCGACTATTCTCTGACCATCATCGACACGCCGGGCTTTGGAGACACTCGAGGCATCAAGCGAGACCAACAGATCAAAAAGCAGATCCAAAAACTCTTCTCCGGCAACTTTGGGGTGAACGACATTCACGCCGTGTGCTTCGTAGCTCAATCTGCCCTTCCTCGCCTCAGCGCCACTCAGCGCTACGTGTTCGACTCTGTCCTCTCCATCTTTGGGAATGACGTGGCCGAGAACATCCGGGTTCTGGTGACTTTCGCAGACGGACAGCTGCCTCCGGTTCTAGAGGCCATCACAGTGGCAGGAGTCCCGTGCCCCAAAGCCGATGACGGAAAACCCGCGCACTACAAGTTCAACAACTCGGCGCTGTTCGCAGAGAACCAGAGTTCTGTGGTGGGGTTCGATGAGATGTTCTGGAACATGGGGAAAGCCAGCATGAGGAGCTTTTTTGATGCCCTGCACAAGACTGAGCCCAAGAGTCTGACTTTGACCAAAGAGgtgctgagagagagaaagcagctAGAGGAAACTGTGGAAGATCTACAGAGGAAAATCAAAGAGGGGTTATCCAAACAGGACGAGATCAAACAGACTGAGGAACAGATGAAGACGCACGAGGCCGAGATAGAGAGAAACAAGGACTTCATTGTCTCTCTCAAAGTCATAAAGCCTGTTCAAGAAGACATCTCAGGAACAGGAAACTACATCACCAACTGCCAGAAGTGCAACCACACGTGCCATTACCCATGTGGCATTGCCGACGACAGCGCCAAGAAAGGCTGCGCCGCCATGGATCAGAACGGGTACTGCACAAAGTGCCCAGGAAAATGCATCTGGAGTGATCATTACAACCAGAAGTACAGATGGGAGTACAAAGAAGTCATCGAGGAGAAGACCGCAGAGGAGATCAAGAAGAAGTACCTGAAGGGAACCAAGGACAAGATGACTGTGCAGAACTTGGTCTCAAAACTGAAAGAGGAATATCATCGGTTCAAGGACAACGTTACTGACATGGTCCAGGAAGCCACTAAATTCATATACC contains the following coding sequences:
- the LOC117379342 gene encoding uncharacterized protein LOC117379342, with translation MECVRGETLEMPALGRPFKLGMLYDARADKLVPGMTLWDHEKLQQDMTETLKPNSEFEMLASDSISDKSSSLGVDAALKASFFSGLITVDGSAKYLKDTRTSKQQARVTLQYKTTTCFRALTMNQLGAGNIMHPDVFEKGLATHVVTAILYGAQAFFVFDREVSDSENLQDVQGNLQVIIKKIPCISIEGEGALKMEDKDKEKVQKFSCKFHGDFSLSQNPVTFEDAMKVYQDLPKLLGPNGEKAVPVKVWLLPLTSLDSAAARLVRQVSVGLVFEVERTLEHLEDLDMRCRDVLNSTELKKFPQIVTKIRTFMGLCTEFKLGLQGVLAQKLPSIRGGGEEEAELAEILRKRAASPFSHDCLNQWVRCKVKEAKLIKTFCHLMKNTEVLSSQDDLDDRSSNVKNTVCFVFTSLETEEPYLSALSQYLKGSEQLSPRPKDLEMEQWYSDKDVREAVRTKAKLFGDFAEANSDNQDVKFLAVAFKDETHKGSTIYLYEEGFEVSDNFEPPSKPENISVDDVTHNSLTLHFSAPTWGAETVTGYRLEYSDGGEWQLSEAQTGLVKVSALSADTEYSFRLRAVTAVGLGPAAELKSIKTAPEPEGPKRLTEELKKTCEVIETKGSLQILKLPLTRDSIEIPGCQRFIYGTDVPGKSNCTIMLMGATGAGKSTLINGMINYILGVQWTDPYRFKLVVEEEKSQAQSQTSEVTVYKINFDHGFMIDYSLTIIDTPGFGDTRGIKRDQQIKKQIQKLFSGNFGVNDIHAVCFVAQSALPRLSATQRYVFDSVLSIFGNDVAENIRVLVTFADGQLPPVLEAITVAGVPCPKADDGKPAHYKFNNSALFAENQSSVVGFDEMFWNMGKASMRSFFDALHKTEPKSLTLTKEVLRERKQLEETVEDLQRKIKEGLSKQDEIKQTEEQMKTHEAEIERNKDFIVSLKVIKPVQEDISGTGNYITNCQKCNHTCHYPCGIADDSAKKGCAAMDQNGYCTKCPGKCIWSDHYNQKYRWEYKEVIEEKTAEEIKKKYLKGTKDKMTVQNLVSKLKEEYHRFKDNVTDMVQEATKFIYRLSQIALKPNPLSTPDYIHLLIESEKKQREPGWKQRVEALEEEKKKAELLTQVGTGQEILAPH